One segment of Neodiprion fabricii isolate iyNeoFabr1 chromosome 1, iyNeoFabr1.1, whole genome shotgun sequence DNA contains the following:
- the LOC124185273 gene encoding LOW QUALITY PROTEIN: neuronal acetylcholine receptor subunit beta-3-like (The sequence of the model RefSeq protein was modified relative to this genomic sequence to represent the inferred CDS: substituted 2 bases at 2 genomic stop codons): MTRLLVLGFILLAINNTIQFSVDKYSQCPEDRVKNRSMTLLLRKHLFCDYDNYVRPSLHQDNATKVYLELIPKFIEFDDHANTLVLHAWMALIWTDEHLSWNISKFGNLNSLQVSSDELWIPHLYVYNSXDTVKNXYGIPKTDCILHSSGRVACVPALKYTSHCIANYQHWPFDSHNCTLYLGSWSHTGEEIDYSFIHRGVIQMPDFTPNPQWKLLSISAQKKVERFEAMNYTFPRLVFNVVVERHSTFMQTTILAPAIVLIVLTMMVLWLNPMTSERMVLAALNLICHLLCIIDVNWQVPFNGDTLPSILAFHQNSLVIASVVLFLTALLRQLKQISIPAPVWLTSITSFILERKAGQFILLATLDPKNSTTLGTTDDNVGLIQSSATSSRINPESFNAWHHFATLLNRLSFIAVLLTYVIMISVLLPK, encoded by the exons ATGACGAGGTTGCTGGTGTTGGGGTTCATCTTGTTAGCAATtaataatacaatacaatTCTCAG TTGACAAATACTCGCAGTGTCCCGAGGATCGAGTGAAGAATCGTTCGATGACTTTACTACTaagaaaacatttattttgcgACTACGATAATTACGTCCGTCCATCCCTTCACCAAGATAATGCTACGAAGGTGTACTTGGAACTCATCCCAAAGTTCATCGAATTC GACGATCATGCAAATACCCTCGTACTCCACGCTTGGATGGCATTG ATTTGGACGGACGAGCATCTCAGTTGGAATATATCAAAATTTGGCAATCTCAACTCACTTCAGGTGTCCAGTGACGAACTTTGGATACCTCATTTATATGTTTACAACTCGTAAgacactgttaaaaattag TATGGGATACCAAAAACTGATTGTATACTACATAGCAGTGGACGTGTAGCTTGTGTCCCGGCACTGAAATACACGTCACACTGCATAGCAAATTATCAGCACTGGCCCTTTGACAGTCATAACTGTACCCTTTATCTTGGCTCCTGGTCTCACACAGGGGAAGAGATAGATTATAGCTTTATCCATCGCGGG GTGATTCAAATGCCCGATTTTACCCCTAATCCACAATGGAAACTATTGTCAATAAGCGctcagaaaaaagttgaaaggtTTGAGGCAATGAATTACACATTCCCCAGATTGGTTTTTAATGTCGTTGTTGAACGGCATTCAACTTTCATGCAGACTACCATCCTTGCTCCTGCAATTG TACTAATCGTCTTGACCATGATGGTACTGTGGCTAAATCCAATGACCAGTGAACGAATGGTACTGGCTGCCCTCAATTTGATCTGTCATTTACTCTGCATCATCGATGTTAACTGGCAGGTTCCTTTCAACGGTGACACTTTACCCTCGATAT TGGCCTTCCATCAAAATTCCTTGGTCATTGCCAGCGTGGTGCTTTTCTTAACCGCACTGCTCCGACAACTGAAACAAATATCGATACCCGCGCCGGTTTGGCTTACATCGATAACTTCCTTTATATTGGAAAGAAAGGCTGGCCAGTTCATTCTGCTCGCAACTTTGGACCCAAAAAACTCTACGACACTGGGAACTACAGACGACAATGTTGGGTTGATCCAATCGAGTGCTACATCGTCTCGAATTAATCCAGAGAGTTTCAACGCGTGGCATCATTTCGCCACTTTACTGAACCGATTGTCTTTCATTGCCGTGCTTTTAACATACGTTATCATGATATCAGTACTCCTTCCTAAGTAA
- the LOC124185247 gene encoding ADP-ribosylation factor 6 codes for MGKLLSKIFGNKEMRILMLGLDAAGKTTILYKLKLGQSVTTIPTVGFNVETVTYKNVKFNVWDVGGQDKIRPLWRHYYTGTQGLIFVVDCADRDRIDEARQELHRIINDREMHDAIILIFANKQDLPDAMKPHEIQEKLGLTRIRDRNWYVQPSCATTGDGLFEGLTWLTSNHKL; via the exons ATGGGCAAGCTCCTGTCGAAGATCTTCGGCAACAAAGAGATGCGCATTCTAATGCTGGGGCTGGATGCTGCTGGGAAAACCA CTATACTCTATAAACTCAAACTAGGTCAATCTGTGACAACGATACCCACCGTAGGATTCAATGTAGAAACTGTcacgtataaaaatgttaaatttaACGTTTGG GATGTAGGGGGGCAAGATAAAATAAGACCACTGTGGCGCCACTACTATACAGGAACGCAAGGACTTATATTTGTGGTCGATTGCGCAGACAGGGATCGAATAGACGAAGCACGACAAGAACTACATCGCATAATAAATGATCGAGAGATGCACGATGCtattattctaatttttgcCAACAAACAAGATCTTCCTGATG CAATGAAGCCACACGAGATCCAGGAAAAACTTGGGCTGACCAGGATACGTGATAGAAACTGGTATGTCCAACCTTCGTGCGCAACAACCGGCGATGGCCTGTTTGAGGGGCTTACGTGGCTCACTAGTAATCATAAGTTATGA